A part of Arachis hypogaea cultivar Tifrunner chromosome 12, arahy.Tifrunner.gnm2.J5K5, whole genome shotgun sequence genomic DNA contains:
- the LOC112729968 gene encoding uncharacterized protein, whose protein sequence is MSGGLCIFWNNEINVEVYSWTNNLINANLRDKKGNKWISHFVYGNSTYSQRKKLWRELAANTEDPLTPQMFIGDFNNILSQEEKIGMYPKLVSQMIDFRNFVDYNGLMDLELQGRSLRGSLVTKCVRSASYKFKVNGELSQKVIPQRGLGQEDPLSPYLFIIAVEVFTIHMNEAHTNGVISGFKVTPTAPTVTHLLFADDCIILVEAKEEEIYQIILILNEYIEASGQRINLEKSGIIFGEEVSIQVRVNIEEILGIAAWDNPGKYLGLPTQ, encoded by the exons ATGTCCGGCGGTCTTTGTATTTTCTGGAATAATGAAATTAATGTTGAAGTTTACTCGTGGACCAATAATCTTATTAACGCAAACCTGAGGGACAAAAAAGGAAATAAATGGATTAGCCACTTTGTTTATGGAAACTCAACGTATTCACAAAGGAAGAAGCTATGGAGAGAATTGGCAGCTAATACGGAGGATCCACTGACTCCGCAAATGTTCATAGGAGACTTTAATAATATCTTAAGCCAAGAAGAGAAGATTGGGATGTATCCAAAACTAGTTAGTCAAATGATAGATTTTAGAAATTTTGTGGATTACAACGGCCTCATGGACTTGGAGTTGCAAGGGAGAAGTTTACGTGGTTCA CTAGTAACGAAGTGCGTCAGAAGTGCGAGCTACAAGTTCAAGGTGAATGGGGAGTTGTCACAGAAGGTGATACCCCAAAGAGGTCTGGGGCAAGAGGATCCTTTATCTCCTTATTTGTTTATAATAGCAGTCGAGGTTTTTACGATTCATATGAATGAGGCTCACACAAATGGGGTTATATCTGGTTTCAAAGTCACACCCACTGCCCCTACCGTCACTCACCTCCTATTTGCAGATGACTGTATTATTTTAGTTGAGGCAAAGGAAGAGGAGATATACCAAATCATTTTGATTCTAAATGAATACATTGAAGCATCAGGTCAACGCATTAATCTTGAGAAATCAGGTATAATTTTTGGAGAGGAGGTGTCGATACAAGTAAGAGTGAATATTGAAGAAATACTTGGTATAGCTGCGTGGGATAATCCGGGGAAGTATCTTGGCTTACCAACTCAATGA